The genomic DNA agctctcacttGACCCAACACCAACGGAGGCATCAGTAAGGGAAGCCCTGTGAGTGCCCTGAGTGCGGGAAGAGCTTcatgtgctgctccagctccatcccccacTGGAGGAGCCACGCTGGCCAGACCCAAGGTGAGCCACATTCCCTGTGATCCATGTTGGGAACACACctggctgcttctccttttgATTTggccttaatttttttctgatccaTCTTCATCCCTTAAAAACAGCCAATACTGGGTTAAATGAATGATATTGATCAAACATGCCTGAAGTCCCACCATTTCACAGGTGTTTGAGGGGGaattcaggatttggggacacatTCTGTGTGGAGTGCCCTTGTAGCTAAGAGGCAGGAATTTGATCTCACCCTTCTTGTGTTGCTAAGAACTCCTCCCTTGACCCAAACCCGAACTCCAGCCCTGGGATACGCTATAAAAACCCCACGACCCTGCCTTTGCCCTGTCTTTCGGGGTCAGAAATGGATTCTTGAGCTCTCTGAAACCAAGACCAATCTCGTTCATTCCCAGCAcgggcagctgcagcctccctggcCACCATGAGCTCTGGAGAATGGGGGCAGCCAGTGAGGACAGGTCCTGCATTGCAAGATAAGTGTGTGTTCCATttgccatctgtcagaggtggggcagttatcttctgaTCACTGGGCAGtttatctcttccacagccaatcctccctctggggagaTGTGTTCCCTGAATAGGCCATTACTTATTAATTATCtgctgttaatgggccattgagtgtccctgcatggctgataaaatgACATTGTGCCACTGGGCAATGCtccacccagggggaggagccaaccattcctacctggatagaatctgaggtttggaacagcacagcagcctttttccactggattcccagaggaaggaagattcccaggcccatctgcagcacccctggaccttcagaggaaacctccacccttctccaggatccctgctccagcagaaccacacctggcactgcaggagggctgcagccaccattgactgggactgctgccaacagcctgacccacagggtgttGGGTCCTGTTCTGACtctgtctgtgtttttttttcctttgtactactgcatttatatttttaacttttcctaaaaaaagaactgttattcctgctcccacatctttgcctgagagctccttaacttcaaaattataacaattcagagggagggggtttacatttttcattctaggggaggctcctgccttccttagcagacacctggcttttcaaaccaagactATAACAGAGTTACTTTAACACCACAAAtgtaaaatccattttaatatctgcaaaaagccaatattatgTGTCCATAACAATAAACCTCTTGCTGAGTGATGGTAGATGTCAAAGTAACTTTGTTGTAAAgatatagtttttatttcttttgttaattAAGTTTAGTGAAATATCTGCTTGTGTTCAAATGCCTGCTTGGATGGGATAACATCCAATGCACACAGGATGAGGACACCTGTACAGATCTGCCAACTATCAGCACTCCCTGTCTGAAGGCAGAGTGGACCAAGGCCCAAAAACTGGAGGTGATAAGAATGGACTAAAACCACAACCAAGGAATCTGCGTGCTCTAAAAAGGCAGATCCAAGGAAGAGCCACGCTAAACAGTTCTTGGAAGATGTAAACTAGTGTGGGGGAAAAGCTTGCTGTGCATGAGGGgctatgaatatgcaacaggctgatgTGAGGGAAAGGTATTTCAGGGGGATCCCCGAAGGTAACAGGGTGCTCCTGGCTGAGTGCCAAGATGCACCCGGCCTTAATAACCTTTGCTCCATGGTCCTGGTCTCCCATTTATTAAAGTcctttatgaatttttttacattttcacaggCGAGTGAACGTGCTTTTCACAGGCAGTTTCACAGAAACTGGGAAATGTGGGGGTTCCCAGGAGGGGGCACCGCTGATCCAGGGCATCGAGGCGCTGCCTGCAATCGTCCAAAACCGCCCATAAGGAGCCTCCAGGGCTTCACCCTCCATAAGCTGCAGCAGGCATGTCAGGAAATTTGACAAGAGCCCATGGAATGGTCCTTGTTGCAGGCAGATGAGCCACTTGTAGCTCTTCAAAACTCCCTCCCATGAAAAACGAAAAAACTTAAACCGTTCCTAAATGTAAAAAACACATTCACTCtcctgtgaaaatgtaaaaagtttaataaaggacAATGGGAGACCAGGACCATGGAGCAAAGGTTATTATGGCCGGGTGCATCTTGGCACTCAGCCAGGAGCACCCTGTTACCTTCAGGGATCCCCCTGAAATACCTTTCCCCTTACATCAGCCTGTTACATATTCACAGACCCTCATGCATATCCATAAACTACTTTACATATCCCAGGAATGATTTTACATGGCCCCTCCATGTGTCTGCCTTTTCAGAGCATGTGTGTTtcttggctgtggttttggcTCCTTCTCTTTATCACCTCCAGTTTTTGGGCCTTGGTCCACTCTGCCTTCAGACAGGGAGTGCTGATAGTTGGCAGATCTGTACAGGTGTCCTCATCCTGTGTGCATTGGATGTTATCCCATCCAAGCAGGCATTTGAACACAAGCAGCTATTTCACTAAActtaattaacaacagaaataaaaactatatcTTTACAACAAAGTTACTTTAACACCACAGATATAAAacccattttaatatttgcaaaaagccaatattatatTATGTATCTATAACATTGCCCATATCTTTCCTTACCCTTTTGTTCCCAAGAGTGCAGCAAGGAGTGaaagctgccagcagggcacGGAGTTGCTGCCGTCTCTTGGTCGCCCCGTGTCCCTCTCCcgtaagagcctgaatgagagatgtgggactccaggcgGCTCTCCataatgcagtttattgtatccaagatgttacagcagtccagggtcatgggtgacagagctgtgcctacagctgtcagctccagctgcacacaAGCTTGCAGACCCTTTAGCTTTGGTTACAGTGCAGTATATACtcttctttgctgagcatctcaACACAGAAGAACCAGTCAATACCTTTACTTTtacctatagcctatcataactccTGTAATTACCACATCGATgttactattctccaatcacAAAAAGTTAGTATGTTACAGTTTAGGCTAGaggttgtttttcagttttcttgcagtggaaaattcgGAGACCtattttctacttgcaacatcGACAGTCTTGTTTGCCTGTGGAATCTTTTTGCTTGGTAAAACATCTtctgtttggggtgggtttatcctttgctctaagccataaaaaccccttgtaagtaacacaccctttgccttcttacttatccagtaagactggctcagcaattcttttcttctaggtcaaaacttgctttcatttctcttccttcttcagattctacattcaaaaatctttctgccaagcataCATATCTGTTAAAGTTTCTTGTCGAACTTTCGTCCTTCCCAACActctgtgccaccctgtccCCCTTTTCCTGAGGGCAGAACAAGGGACAGAATCCATCCAGAGGTGACAGGGGAGCGCTGCCGTCCTCTCTCTGTCCTGTGTCCTCCTTCCCCCCTCGTCTTTCCATGtccccccttccctgcctgtcaCTGCTGAGTCAGAAATGTCAGGGATAAATGAGTGACACACTCCATACATCTTCAGAAGGCCAACAATCATCTTCATTAGGAAACCCATTTTTTTATACTCAGTCCTGATACAGGTGGACCTGATTGgttattttacatttcacatGATTGGCGAATTAAGAAAACACCCCTGGGGGTAAACAATCCATGAGGAAAACAATTGTCACCAACACCACCTGCGAGGTTGCTCAGAATTCTTCATGTCCAGCTCCCTGATGTTTCCCAGGCCGATCCATGGGAAATCTTACCTGGATTGTGCATCCACACCTCCCCGGGAAGGTGACGGCCGTGCCGTCCCGGGCCCTCCCTCTAGAAATGGCGCTTACCACGCTGTTTAAGGTTCCCCTTTTTCCTGCCTAAGTCCTTCTTCTCTTGTCCCCAACTTCCCCTTCCCCCCTGCTGTTggaacccagggcacagggaatgtctccctgcctgtcctgggaAGTCCTGatccccaggagaacactgcttGTAACCTTTGTCCATGGAGAAAGCTTCCAAGACTTTGGGGTGAACTGGAATCTACGAGTGTGTGAAATAGATAGTAGTGTagtttatcacagggtgaaaaactGAGAGCTTTGGGATTTTAGTATGAGGGTGGATAGAAGACAGgatggaggatttggggtgttgTCTGATCTCCTTGTTCTTCATCtactccattttctgctgtgttggGAGCACAGGGTGATTGGTTGGAAAGCTGCAATGCAGATGCTGAGTGGCAGAAAAAGAATTAGTTACTGGTAGAAAGgtagaaataaaatgtgttctAAGCGTTAGTTGgacaaagtaattttaaaagaccTTGAACCTTTGTGTCTTGTGACTTTTGGTGCCTTCTCTTTGTACGCTAAGTCTGGTGTGCGGCCGGCGTGCTGAGCTGTtgataagagaaaaataaacaacagcctgaagatggaaaaaaccaaaagtcCCGTTCACTTCTCAGTCCTGGCACAGAACTTTTGAGGGTGTCCCCATCAGGGGATCCTCGGGGGGGTTTcacacctccctccctccctgcccccttCCTGCCCCGCTGCTCAGCCCCGCTCCAAGCCCTGCGCCCGGGGCCCTCGCCACTTCACAAAAGtacccaaaattaccccaaatgCACCCAAAATTACCTCAGAACCCATctggaggggctctgggggaaaATTGAGGGGAGTTTtgcggggatttggggggattttggctGGGTTTGAATCCTTCACCTGCTTGGGCATCCACAAGgcaccaaaaccacccaaaatttcctccaaattaacccaaaatcttcccaaaatccGTCCCCAAGGGGTTGGGgggaatttgtggggttttgaagagatttggggggatttgtcTGGGTTTGAATCCTACATCAAATTTGGTGTCCAGGAGGtacaaaaaccacaaaaagtcCAGCCTGAATCGACCCAAAATTACCTCCAAATCCATGCTGAGTGGGTTTGGGGAAGATTTGGagggattttagggggaattttgggtgggtttgaaTCCTACATCCACTTTAGTATCCACAAGACACTGAACCCCCAATccacataaaattaaatataattaaaaaaaaaaaaaatattgtgggggggggtttttttttttttttttttttttttttttttttttttttttttttttttttttttttttttctttttttcccccccccccccccccccccccccccccccccccccacccccaacccctccccccccccccaaaaaaaaaaaacccctcccccccccccccccaaaaaaaaaagattttatttttttaaatttttttttttatttttttttttttttttttttttttttttttttttttttttttttttttttttttttttttttttttttttttttttttttttttttttttttttttttttttttttttttttttttttttttttttttttttttttttttttttttttttttcttttaaaaaaaaaaaaaaaaaaaaaatttaaattaaatttaaaattaaaaaaaaaaaaaaataaaaaaaaaaaaaaaaaaaaaaaaaaaaaaaaaaaaaaaaaaaaaaaaaaaaaaaaaaaaaaaaaaaaaaaaaaaagagggccggcccccccccccccccccccccaaaaacaaaaaaaaacaaaaaacaacatatatattatttttttttcttttttttttttttttttttttttttttttttttttttttttttttcttttttttctccccccccccccccccccccccccctcccccccccccccttttttttttttttcttttttttttttttttttttttttgtttttttttttttttttttttttttttttttttttccctcttttttcctttttctttttttttttttttttttttttttttttttttttttttttttttttttttattttttttttttattttttttcattttttttttttttttttttttttcttttttttttttttttttttttctcttttcttttttttttttttttttttttttttttttttttttttttttttctttttttttttttttttttttttttcttttttttttttttttcttttttttttttttaaaaaaaaaaaaaaaaaaaaaaaaaaaaaaaaaaaaaaaaaaaaaaaaaaattaaaaaaaaaaaatataaaaaaaaaataatttatttatattaatataaaaaaaaaaaaaaaaaaaaaaaaaaaggccaaaagcttggaaaaggaggaaagaaacgCTCCGATGATGACGatgacaaaaaaaccaaaatttattttgacagCAAATGAACACCGGCCgccctccagccctcccagcctggcaggccGAGCGGTGCCGTTCCCATGGCATGAGGTGCTGGCAGCCTGCGGAGAGAAACCAGAGAGCCACGGTCAGTGGCAGCAGGCTCCTGTGCCCCTGTCCCGCCATGGCCTGTGCCCgggccaggctgctggctgtgctcagagcccAAACCTCCCGACCCAGTCTCTGTTTTTAGACAAGGGCAGCGTGGCAGGCCACGTTCCACCTCCTCTGCTTAATCAGGGCACAGCaacctcctcagcagctgcaggagcggGATGCCCGTGTGCCCGCTGCCGCCTGCCCGGAGCccttctgccagcccagctgtggagCCGGGTGCCCAcctctggagagctgctgccaggagaggagCCCATCCCGCACCAGGCCCTCGTCCTTCTGGAAGGGGCTGTCCCCGCAGACCGTGGCCCCTGGGGTAGCGCTGGCACTGGACGCGCTCCACGGACGCTGCAGGCGCTTCCCTGTCCGGCCCGGGCACCAGGTGTAATCCTcctgggaaaaacaaagaacaattGCATGAAAGTCAATTCAAAACGAGACctggaaacaagaaaaagcacaaagccTGTCACTGTTTCACGGGCCTGAGGAGGGTCTGACCACTCCATGTGAGAATTAAACCTGTCCACGGGTGGGGAAAATCCCCACCTTTCCCGCCCATAAACGCACCCCTTCCTCAAgggcctgcagagcagagcagctggggcacgGCTTCGGAACCCGTCCCCCTGTGCCGCCCCCCATCCACATGGATGGATGCTTTTGTCAGGCTGGCTGCCCCCGCCTCAGCccgtgccaggctggctggcaGAAGCTGTCAGCAAGGCCAGGAGCCGGCTCCCCTTCCACAACATCCGTCCCCTGTCCCGCCAAAAAGCAGCTCGGCGGCCAGCGGAAAAATTAATATTGCCCAGCGCCGCCGAGCGGGGAACCTCCGGCGCGTGGCCAGGCCGAGCCCTGCCGTGCCTGGAAGCACCAGCATCCCCCGCCCCTGCGCCGGCTGGGGACTCATCTTGATTCCATCGGGGCGCAGAGCGTGTCCCCCAGGCAGGGGCCGCAGCCAAAGCCAATGGGCTCTGCCCCGCCAGCCGCCAGCTCCAGGATGGTGTTCCCAGCTCCACGTCGTGCTCCAGAAGAACACGCCAGCTGTGCCTCGGCTTGCGGGGACATCACGATGCCATTGAGCTGCAGGGGGATGTTTCCCCTGGCCCAGTCCGTGGCACCTTCACCGCGCTGCCACCACTTCTCCAATGGGACGGGCAGCACGGAGCCGCTCCCTCCACAGCTGGCGGGGACCAGCGGAAGCATCTCCTCGGCTGCGCTCTCTCCTCCGCCCCGCGGCCGCAGGGAAACGCTCCGGGGTTTTCTTCCAGCGCCACGAGACgcgtgctgctgctccttgctgggctCCTGGATCCTACTGTGCACAGGGATGCATCTCTGCTGTCTcctgggccaggcagggctcctgcagccaaGAATGCTCAAAAAGCTCCTCCAGGCATGGCCTGGCTGTGGGGTCCATGCATAAACACCACCTGATGAGGCGCTGGCACTTTGTGGAGAGAAACCAGAAACCGCCGCTCAGCGGGACAAGGCTCCTGTCCATGCTCTCCCACATTCCACAGTGCCCAGGCCACACCAGgagtgctcagagctgcaccCAAAAGCTTCCCTATCGATCCTCTCTTGCGGAGGAcaccagcacagaggcacaggtGCCACCTCCTCCAGCTAAGCCCAGGAGATCCACCTCCTCACCAGCTGCAAGAGCAGGATGCTCATGTGCCAGCTGCCCCTCCCAACCCCGTTCTTCCCCTCGGGCCTTGAAGGCGCATCCCCACCTTGAGACACCTGGGGCGGGAAGAAGAGCTGGCCCCGGACGATGTCCTCATTGGTGTGGAAAGGAAGATGCCCAGGGACCAGAGGGTGGCTGGctggccatggcagcagccaAAGAGGATCCACTCCGGTGGGCTGTACTCCGGCGTTCCTATGGGACACAGGCGCAGCTCATCAGGCCcatgctgctccctccctcccagccagctcccGTTGCACAacagccagcccctgccctgcccaaaAGCAActtggctgcagctggctgaAGAAGGattccccctccttccttccctccctcttccccctctGCCAGCCAAGGGGGGAACCTCCGCTGCCCGGCTGGGCCCCGGCTTTGGGCTCACCTGACATCCGGGTGTAGAACGTGCCCTGGAGGATGGTGCCGCAGCCGAAGTCGATGAGCTTTGCCTCGCCCGTGGCCAGGTCGACGAGGACGTTCTCGGCCTTGATGTGGCGGTGCGGGACGCCGCGGCTGCTGCAGCGCCGCACGGCCTCCAGCACCTGGCGGAACAGCCCCCGCGCCACGGGCGCCGTCAGGAACCGCCGCTCGTGCAGGAAGTACCAGAGGTCCTGACAGCGCTGCGGACGCTCCATGAGCAGCGCCGAAGCCGTCGGGCACCTCGAACCAGTCCAGGAGCCGCACGACGCCGCGGAAGCCAGGCCGCGACACCTTCCACAGCAGCGCCAGCTCCAGGGGCACAAGGGCGCCCTTGTGCTGCGGGGGGAGCGCGATGCCGTCAGCGCGGCCGATGCTGCGCCGCGCCtcgggcagcccctgcccggccccgccgcggctcGCCGTGGCCCGGCCCGGGGCACCGCGCAGCCCCCGCTCACTCCACGCTCGCTGCCCTCGCAGCGTTCCGGCTGCCGCCCTGCCGGGCCTCGCCTCAGCCCCGCCCGGCATGCCCCGCCGGCTCTTCCCGCTGGCCCCGCTCACTCCCCAGCAGCGCCCGCTCCGAGATGCGCTCCCGGGACACTCGCTTGATGGCCGCCTGCGAGCCAAGGCCAGCGGCAGCCTGAGCTCGCCGCCCGCCGCCAGCCGCCGCCCTCTAACCCGGCCCCGTCTCTTAGCGGGGCGCCGTCGGCGAGCCGGGTCCCGGAGTAAACGCTGCCGCAGCCGCCGCTGCCCAGCAGCGGGCCCTCCCGgtacagctgctccaggagaggctTCTCCACCCATGCGGGCGGCACCGCGCTGCCGCTCTTCTGCCCGGGGACGCTGCTGCTCGCCGAGCCGCCCCGGGCTGTGGCGGTTCAGGGCTGGTGGCCGAGCTGGCGAGCGGCGGAGCCTCGGAGCGGGGAAGCTGCCGGGCACAGTGTCGGCCACGGGGCGGGAGCCGGGCGGCTGCGGGCGGAACCGCGGCAGGGGCTTCGTTCGGTGAAATAAAAAGggcaggagacttttctccttttaacacctttattaaaagtgatcagctcaaGACTGGGAAGCTGAACAGGTCTGCAGTCTCCGTCCTCCTTCCCAGCgtggctcagaggaggaggatatGCGCAGCTTTGTCCACTGGGGGCGGAGCTGGGGGGTCCAGTCCTCACGGGAGCTTctgggcagggacccccggtgtttctcccttttccctgcttcccGGCTCCGGGTCACTGTTCCAGACGACTTCTGCAGTCAGGGCGAGGGGCACCAAGGTCTCCCAACATCTCTGCAGGTTTAGCACTCTGTTCCTCATGTCTACTAATCGctctaatttcttaattttataattGGCTcgttgttttggggttttgtaaATTCAACATGTCCCAGGGTACACTGGTTCCGAATGCTGCATATTCTGATGCTCCCCTCCCCATGTTTAGTCTTCTCTCCCCCTCTGTCTGCGGAGAAGGGCATTCAACTTGCCCTGGCTAGAGTCTTCAGTGATAAAAAGAGAACGATTAACTCTAACGACTTGTAATTAACATAACAAGTAACACTGCCTCAGCAACTCCAGGTCTAAAGATCGTgtaaaccttttattttctctacagaaaaagaattttagcAAAGTTCTGTTCCTAGCAttcggggccggggccgcggccagggctgggccagaGCCCGCGCCAGGTGCAGCCAAAAGACTGCGCTGCTCCGCCAGCACCAGAGCGAGCGGCTCTTCCAGCGGCGCCACAGCCAGCACGGAGAGAGCCCGGCCGAGGCGGAACCACggcgggccgggcagggcggggcaCGGGGCGGCCCTGCCGAGGGGCGCCTTGCGGGTTGCGGCATCAGCCGGGCTGGGAGAGGCGGAACATGgacggcacggcacggcacggcacgggacgggacgggacagAGTAGAATGAGTGTGAGAGGGAGAAGGGGATGCGGAGCAAGTGAAAAGTCGAGCGGAAAACGGATCGAGAGaagcgctgctgctgctgctgctgctgctgctgctgctgctgctgctgctgctgcggagCCGCCGGAGCTCGCGGCCGTTCCTCCGTTGCCCTCGCGAACCCAACAGAGGAGCCGCCGCGCGCCCCAAGgaacaaaagagagaaacaaacaaatcacACCCCAAAGTCATTCCTATTAGAGAAGTaaccaaagaaaacaatgtAGCAATAAAGAAGAGTGTTGGCTTGTGACTGCTTTCTTCTTTGCATGAGACGAAGCATTTCATGGGGAAGAATTGCCCCTTGTGACAATTTTGCCAGAGtggacaggagcagagcatttaattttcaaatagaAAAGGGAAATCGTGTCAGTAATGTCATCTCTTTTCATCCTCTGTTGACACAGTTGCAGGCTGCCAAAAGACATGGTCTGCAGTGTGGAACTTGGGGCcaagtttctttttctgccagAGGATCAGGAGGGGAAGTATCCCAGAATCATGGAGTTGTGgcatggtttggcttggaagggatcTGAAAAATCCCATGGCTGCAACCCCCCTGCCTTGGCTGGGGACCCCTTGCACTAGACCGGCTTGTCTAGAGCTCcatgcagcctggccttgaacactgtcAGGGACGGGACACGCAcacctgctctgggcagcctgttccaggagAGTCTTTTTTCTGAATCCCTTACCTAAAGCTCATCTCTCTCCATTTGGatccattctcccttgtcctgtccttgCCTGCCCTCGTACAAAGTCCCTgtccagctttcttgtaggtTGCTCTCAGCTACTGGAAGGCCACAGGTGGATCAAGGCTCGGTCTCTTTCCCAGGCTGAAGAAGCCGAGCTGTGTCGGCCTTTCcttgcaggagaggagctgcagccctggcacataCCTGGGTGTCCCTGCGGGGCCCCTGCTGCAGCGTGCCCACGTCCTTGCCGTCCGTGCCGGGGAGCCCGGCAGAGCCGGAGGCAGCGCTGCAGGTGCAGGGGCAGCGGCGGGGAGGAGACACGGCCCTGGCAGCGGCTCCGGGAGCAGCGATTGGCGCTGGGCCGCCCGCGCTGCAGAGAGCCGGGGCCCTTGTGCCTGCCCTTGTGCCCAGGGCACCTTTCCCGCCGACCCGCCCGCCCGCTCGGGGGAAATGCCCCCTGTGCCGCCCCTCAGGGCCGCCCCTCGCCGCTGCCCCGGGGGCCCGCGGCGCCAGCTGGAGGGCCCCAGGCCTCGGCCTCGCCCTGCTCAGCCCAaggcctggaaaagcagattCAAACACCCACCCAGAAAGTGCCCCAGGATGCCTTTTTTAGCTCTTGGGGCAGTCCTGTGCGGCACTCCAACTCTTTGTTGTCTAATGTGTGAAGGCATGGTGCTGCTGTAGCAGCAGCCTGAGTTCAGTGGGAACATGTCCAAAGCCCTGGGTCCCACAGCAGTGGGCACGGTGAGAGACTTGCCTCTGCTGCCATGGCCATccagcctggggagagcagctgctggggcttcTCCCATTCTGCCAACAGCAGTCTGCCTCCAGCATGTGGACCGTATGGCTGTGTGTCCTGGTTCAGGACAAAATTAGGGGAAATCTCCAAAGGGAGTTCCCCCCCCAAACACCGGGTTCGGGAAGGAATTCCTCGGAGGagcaaagtggaaaacaaaacctatttattgacaaataacaaaagaacactccccaacacaagaaaagaaaagaaaaaaaccagttcAGTGTTGTGGAGGGTGCCAAGCTTCTCTTGCAGGCTCCAGAGATCCCGCCGGATGTCGGACGTCCCAGGTCAGGTCCAGAACCGGTCCAGTATCTTCAGGGGAGGGTAAGAAAGAGAGGacgaaagaaaagggaaaaagagggaaaaaaaaaccagcgcagaaagcagcaaagggagaaaaaaaagcagctatcAGCTAGGGCTAAGGCAGTAGCAAGCAAGCGaagcagcaagcagaagcaaGCCGGCCAGCCAGCCAAGCAGCTcaaagccagggaaaaaaaacaaaaaaaaaaaaaggcaaagtgcaCCCagtcccccctccctcctccctccccgccccgccgcggcaAGACGGCCGGGAggtggggggagagagagagagagagaggaaaaaaaccacagctgcCAGACACAATACACGATATTGGGATAAAAGCGGTCATCCCACGACACTCCACCCCTTATCCCATATCGTGAATATACAATAAAAAACTTTCATTTCACTTACTCACACCTTTGACACTTACGCATTCCTCTCATCTTACTTGTTCAGACCTTTGACACTTACAGTTTCCTTCTGTCTCACATTCAGCAAACAATGACATTCATATATGAGCCTTATCCCACAATCAGGTCTCCCTGAGGTACACACCATGTTGttccatctttctgcattatcCACCACATATAACCTGGTCCTTGAGCAAAAAACAATCCCACGGATGGGTTTGTCTGTACTCGAGGCAGGGTTGATCCATACTGTCTTTCCCAATAAACCTCTGACATGGGCCACTGGGGCTTTATCCCCATCTACTATATTAAGGAGCTCAGACTGAGCAGGACCCGTCGGTTGGTGGAACCTCGAGTGTTAACTAACCAGGTAGCCTTCGCCAaatgctgctcccagtttttAAAGACCCCCCACCCAATGCTTTTAAGGTGGTTTTTAACAATCCATTATACCTTTCcactttccctgcagctggtgcatgatagGGGATATGGTATACCCACTCGATGCCATGTTCCCTAGCCCAAGTATTAATaagattgtttttaaaatgagttcCATTATCCGACTCAATTCTCTCAGGAGTACCGTGCCTCCAAAGGACCTGCTTTTCAAGGCCCAAGATAGTGTTACGAGCTGTGGCATGAGACACAGGGTAGGTTTCCAACCATCCCATGGTGGCTTCTACCATGGTTAGTACATAGCGCTTGCCTTGGCGGGTTTGAGGCAGCGTGATGTaatcaatctgccaggcctccccgTATTTGTACTTAGACCACCGCCCACCGTACCAGAGGGGCTT from Camarhynchus parvulus unplaced genomic scaffold, STF_HiC, whole genome shotgun sequence includes the following:
- the LOC115917088 gene encoding LOW QUALITY PROTEIN: serine/threonine-protein kinase pim-3-like (The sequence of the model RefSeq protein was modified relative to this genomic sequence to represent the inferred CDS: deleted 1 base in 1 codon), which codes for MDSISQVIRDCETCVAIKQAKRLKPLWYGGRWSKYKYGEAWQIDYITLPQTRQARGGSASSSVPGQKSGSAVPPAWVEKPLLEQLYREGPLLGSGGCGSVYSGTRLADGAPLRDGAAIKRVSRERISERALLGGALVPLELALLWKVSRPGFRGVVRLLDWFEVPDGFALLMERPQRCQDLWYFLHERRFLTAPVARGLFRQVLEAVRRCSSRGVPHRHIKAENVLVDLATGEAKLIDFGCGTILQGTFYTRMSGEPKAGAQPGSGGSPLGWQRGKREGRKEGESFFSQLQPSCFWAGQGLAVVQRELAGREGAAWA